The following DNA comes from Buttiauxella agrestis.
AGCACGTCGCTGACTACCTGCTGAGGTTGCCCGGCGACGAGCGGCGGAGCGAGCGTATTTTTGATAGCTTCAACCAGCTTCTGTTTACCTTCGTCGGTTGCCAGAGCAGCACCATCCTGGCGGGAAAACAGCAGCAGCAAGCGGCTGCGGACTTCAGGGAGGAATTCGCTCAGACGCTGGCGTGTCGCGTCATCTTTCAGACGCAACGTGACGCCGATGTACAACACGCGGTCAGCATCACCGAGGTTAACAGTGAAGGTATCCAACGCATAAAACACCGGCGCGGGTGGGGGTTCAGGCGCTTTCACCTGAGCAGACGCGGGCTGTTGCTGCATACGCCAGTAGCTGTAACCGGCGGTTGCACACGCGGCAAGGGTAATCAGGACCAGTAACGGCATCCAGATGGAGCGCTTGCGGCCTTTTGGCAAAGCGTTGTCAGTCATAAAACGCATCTTTCCTGTATTCGGTACTGCATATGGGTTGATTATCCCGTGTCGCCGGGCGTTCAAAGCCCCGAAAACACGTGATATTTGTCGCTATCTTTCTCGTTTAGCTTAGGGAGCGTTTCTCAGGCGAAAATATCCACCGCGTTATTACCCGAGGCTAAACGCTGTACGCTGGCTGGAACGGCGAGGGATTCGGCGTCACCGCCCATTGAAGGGAAACTGCCGCCAGAGCGTTGAGTTTGCTGCTGTTGCTGGCCCGATTGCTGTTGCTGCTGCCCGGCAAAACTCTCGCTGCTGATATTGCTCTGCCCAAGTTCAATCCCGCTTTCTGCCAGCGCAATACGCAGGTTAGGCAATGTGGCTTCCAGCGCCGCGCGCACATGGCTGTGCGCTGAAACCATCTGCAACTGCGCCTGGTTATCATCCAGTTTCATGCTGATTTGAATCTGGCCTAAGTCCTCAGGATGCAGACGTAACTCGGCAGTTTGCTGACCCTGACGGGTAAACAATGTGATGTGCTGGCTCACCGCCTGCTGCCACTCCTGGCTACCGAGTTGGGCGCTAATTTGTGGTGCGACAGGCACTGCGATTTGTGTGCTGGCAGGCGTCGCTATGGTTGCGGTGCTAAACGCGGGCGTTGCGAGTGTCGACGAGGCCGGGCTGGTGTTATTCGCGGCGGCGTCGCGGCTACTATTTTCCGCGTTATTCAGGGTGAATGATTTCGCATCGACAAGCGGCTCGTTGGTCGACGGTGCGCTTTTCGCGCTCACTTGGCTCTCCAGCGCCACAGCTTTATCGGCAACGGTTGCTGGCGTGCGGGCATCACTGGTTAAGGTGTTTTTTATGCCACTTGCGCCGAGTAACGTATTGAGGCTAACGGAAGCATCGCTATCCGCATCAGGCTGAACATTCAGTGTGCTCGCGGTGGGTGTTTGCTGTGGGAGCATGGCGAACAGGGCGCTCAACGCCTGCATATCGGCAGTGCTCAACGTGTGCGTTTGTTCACTTTGCGCATCGACCTGGGCCGTTTTATCTTCCGCACCTGTTTTCTTAACATTGGCGAGCAGGGCCGATAATGCTTCAGGCGTGTCGAGGTTATCTAACAGCGAGGCGAGCGTGGCTTTTTCATCGGCAGCAGCGCCTTTGCCGGTGGCTTTGTTGAGCGCGGCTTCGAGCGACACGGTTTTACCGTCTGCCAGTGAAAGTTCGCCAGGCAGGGCTTTGCCGAGCAGACTCAGAAAATCTTCGCTGAAACCTTTATCGCCTGCCGTAACGCCGCCGGAAGCCGTTGTAGAGGTGGCGACATCTGGAGAAGTGATCATCAGGGGCTGCATCATTATTCTGGTTTCCTCAGTGTTGCCCGCTGGGCATATTCATCCATCAGTTTTTGGTCCAGTTTGTTTTCAGCCAGTAACACCTGAGCGGTTTTTCGCTCCTGCAACGTGCGCCAGGCCTGCAATCTTTTCTGTTTCTCTTGCCACAAGTTCAACGCCTGACTGACCTTGTTATTCCACTGCATCAACTGCTGGCGGTGCTGGTCGATAGCTTTTTCCAGGGTTTGAATAAACTGCTGATAATTCTGCCAACGGTTACTGGCGATCCCCTGGCTCATGCTGTCATTGAGACTGGAACTGTACTCAAACTGATAGTTAATCAGCATGTTGAGCTGTTCTTCTGCCTGCTGGCAGCCGCGGCGCATTTCCCCTAAGCGTACTGCCGCATCTTCGACCTCTTTTTCGGCGAGATCATGAAGCGTATCGAGTGCTGTGCTTTGGTTCATAGTGACTCCTGTCGAGCTTTTGTCGGATGACGCTAGCGCTTATCCGACCTACGAATTCGATCAAACCGTCGGGAAAATAATCTCTAATGACTGACAAGCCTCTTCCCAGCCGCTGCGCTCAAAAATCCCTTGCTGCAAAAATGCTTCCAGTTGCGGCCATAACACAATCGCTTTATCAAGCTGCGGATCGCTGCCTTTCGCATACGCCCCGACGCTGACTAAATCGCGGTTACGCTGGAAACTGGATAACAACTGTTTGAAATGGCGGACTCGCGCGTAATGCTGATCGGTAATCAATGACGTCATGGCGCGACTGATTGACGCTTCAATGTCGATTGCCGGGTAATGGCCTGCTTCCGCCAGACGGCGTGATAAAACGATATGACCATCGAGAATCGCACGCGCCGAGTCGGCAATCGGATCTTGCTGATCGTCGCCTTCCGTCAGAACGGTATAAAACGCGGTAATCGAACCGCCGCCAGAAATGCCGTTACCCGCGCGTTCGACCAGCGCCGGAAGTTTGGCAAACACGGAAGGCGGATAACCTTTGGTTGCAGGAGGTTCACCAATAGCGAGAGCGATTTCGCGCTGCGCCATCGCGTAGCGGGTGAGGGAGTCCATAATCAGCAATACGTGCTGACCGCGATCGCGGAAATCTTCCGCAATACGGGTGGCGTAAGCGGCACCCTGCATACGTAATAACGGTGAAACATCCGCAGGTGCGGCAATGACTACCGAGCGAGCACGGCCTTCAGGGCCAAGAATGTTTTCGATAAAATCTTTAACTTCGCGGCCACGCTCGCCAATCAAACCCACCACAATGACATCGGCCTGGGTATAGCGCGCCATCATGCCCAACAACACGCTTTTCCCGACGCCGGAACCAGCGAACAGGCCCATACGCTGCCCACGACCGACCGTCAGCAGCGCGTTAATCGGGCGCACGCCGACGTCCAGAACATGTTCGATGGGGGTTCGTTGCAGCGGGTTAAACGGTGCCGCACCCAGCGCACCCATAGTGATGGTTTCGGGCGCGGGAAGGCTGTCGAGCGGACGACCGCTGCCGTCAAGCACGCGTCCGAGTAGCGCAGGGCCGAGTGGTAACTGTTTGCCGCTGTGTAAACCGCCCTCGCTGGTGGCACGGGCATAAACGCGTGCGCCAGGTAAAATGCCTTCAACTTCTTCAAGCGGCATCAGGAACAGTCTTTGGCCGTTAAAACCGACCACTTCACATTCAATATCGCGGGAGTGCTGCTCGATAATACAGGTCGCGCCCAGCGGCAATTGCAGGCCTGTGGCTTCCAGCACCAGGCCGGTCGCACGGGTCAATCGACCATAACGGCGCACCGTCGGTAACTGCGACATCTTCGCTTCGAAAGTGTCGAGAGAGGTGAGCCAGCGTGTTAAACGGGCAGTCATCACAACACTCCAGGGGCTGCGAGGCGGCAGAGTTCCTGCCAGCGCGTGGCAACACTGGCGTCGAGATCGCCTTCGTCGGCAGAGACTTTACAACCGCCCTGATGCAGACTCGGATCGCCGCGTAAGCGCCAGCCATGCAGGCTCAGTGTGGCACCCAACATCTCTTCCACGCGGCCTAAATCATCCGGGTGTACCCGCAGTTGCGGTTTGCCGCTGAACAGGGGTTCT
Coding sequences within:
- the fliL gene encoding flagellar basal body-associated protein FliL — encoded protein: MTDNALPKGRKRSIWMPLLVLITLAACATAGYSYWRMQQQPASAQVKAPEPPPAPVFYALDTFTVNLGDADRVLYIGVTLRLKDDATRQRLSEFLPEVRSRLLLLFSRQDGAALATDEGKQKLVEAIKNTLAPPLVAGQPQQVVSDVLYTAFILR
- a CDS encoding flagellar hook-length control protein FliK — protein: MITSPDVATSTTASGGVTAGDKGFSEDFLSLLGKALPGELSLADGKTVSLEAALNKATGKGAAADEKATLASLLDNLDTPEALSALLANVKKTGAEDKTAQVDAQSEQTHTLSTADMQALSALFAMLPQQTPTASTLNVQPDADSDASVSLNTLLGASGIKNTLTSDARTPATVADKAVALESQVSAKSAPSTNEPLVDAKSFTLNNAENSSRDAAANNTSPASSTLATPAFSTATIATPASTQIAVPVAPQISAQLGSQEWQQAVSQHITLFTRQGQQTAELRLHPEDLGQIQISMKLDDNQAQLQMVSAHSHVRAALEATLPNLRIALAESGIELGQSNISSESFAGQQQQQSGQQQQQTQRSGGSFPSMGGDAESLAVPASVQRLASGNNAVDIFA
- the fliJ gene encoding flagellar export protein FliJ, translated to MNQSTALDTLHDLAEKEVEDAAVRLGEMRRGCQQAEEQLNMLINYQFEYSSSLNDSMSQGIASNRWQNYQQFIQTLEKAIDQHRQQLMQWNNKVSQALNLWQEKQKRLQAWRTLQERKTAQVLLAENKLDQKLMDEYAQRATLRKPE
- the fliI gene encoding flagellar protein export ATPase FliI → MTARLTRWLTSLDTFEAKMSQLPTVRRYGRLTRATGLVLEATGLQLPLGATCIIEQHSRDIECEVVGFNGQRLFLMPLEEVEGILPGARVYARATSEGGLHSGKQLPLGPALLGRVLDGSGRPLDSLPAPETITMGALGAAPFNPLQRTPIEHVLDVGVRPINALLTVGRGQRMGLFAGSGVGKSVLLGMMARYTQADVIVVGLIGERGREVKDFIENILGPEGRARSVVIAAPADVSPLLRMQGAAYATRIAEDFRDRGQHVLLIMDSLTRYAMAQREIALAIGEPPATKGYPPSVFAKLPALVERAGNGISGGGSITAFYTVLTEGDDQQDPIADSARAILDGHIVLSRRLAEAGHYPAIDIEASISRAMTSLITDQHYARVRHFKQLLSSFQRNRDLVSVGAYAKGSDPQLDKAIVLWPQLEAFLQQGIFERSGWEEACQSLEIIFPTV